A single Amphiura filiformis chromosome 8, Afil_fr2py, whole genome shotgun sequence DNA region contains:
- the LOC140158311 gene encoding E3 ubiquitin-protein ligase CCNB1IP1-like: MEDLLCNVRKCRKSLRTYAWITSCSHIFCDEDGTKEFKKSLSCPACGTNLAGKFDVIRIDLSPSEQYKSMVLAGLKPETIIEVCSRAISFWVYQTHQEHLYQEYASTKAKEKFTQLEQYYDQVLGKTQAELTSVKNQLAAMKKDLESTKKRQRDDADKLVERNRQYQKLQLMYDALRRKTMIVGNVGMMEQPKGGDSRMNSSFDLPISVSGSSLGSSSSRQRGPGGDAARLSFHSHNSPPQRDFVLRPSGGILHTTPHIHLEQDAAVVQSRFNMELGTPNEITKRLGHRRL, from the exons ATGGAAGACTTGCTCTGCAATGTGCGTAAATGCCGTAAGAGTCTGCGTACATACGCCTGGATCACATCCTGCTCTC ATATCTTTTGTGATGAAGATGGAACAAAGGAATTCAAAAAATCACTCTCATGTCCAGCCT GTGGAACCAATCTTGCAGGGAAGTTTGATGTCATCAGAATTGATTTGTCTCCATCAGAGCAATACAAGTCTATGGTATTAGCAGGTCTGAAACCAGAAACTATTATTGAGGTCTGCTCGAGAGCTATATCATTCTGGGTGTATCAG ACACACCAGGAACATTTGTACCAGGAATATGCCAGTACCAAGGCCAAAGAGAAGTTTACACAGCTAGAACAGTACTATGATCAAGTACTAGGAAAGACACAGGCAGAACTGACCT CTGTAAAGAATCAACTTGCAG CAATGAAAAAAGATTTAGAAAGCACCAAAAAGCGTCAGAGAGATGATGCAGACAAGTTAGTAGAACGGAACAGACAGTATCAAAAACTACAG CTTATGTACGATGCATTGAGGCG TAAGACGATGATTGTGGGGAATGTTGGCATGATGGAACAGCCGAAGGGTGGCGATTCCCGAATGAACAGCTCATTTGATCTTCCAATATCAG TTTCAGGATCCTCTCTTGGAAGCAGTAGTAGTCGGCAACGAGGCCCTGGTGGAGATGCAGCTAGGTTAAGCTTCCATAGTCACAACTCACCTCCACAAA GGGACTTTGTGTTGCGTCCTAGCGGGGGAATCTTGCACACTACTCCTCACATCCATTTAGAGCAGGATGCAGCTGTGGTGCAGAGTCGCTTTAATATGGAGCTGGGTACACCAAATGAAATCACAAAACGTCTTGGACATCGCAGGCTTTGA